In Nonlabens agnitus, the DNA window GATAATAAATGTAGGCCGTGTAGACACCCAACTTTGCTTCTACAGGTAGTCGTTGAATACCGTTGAGACCTGCATCAAAATCTGCTTTTATTTCTTCAATTAACCGTTCCTTATCTTCCTCTTTAAGATCGTGCAGATTTGTATTAGGAAAGTAGCTGCGTTCCAATACATCAAGATCTGCCTTGAGGTCTCTCAAAAAATTCACTTTTTGAAAAGCACTGCCTAGTCTCATCGCGTCTTCCTTAAGGTCATCGTACTTCTGTTGATCACCTTTGACAAATACCTTGAGAGACATAAGACCTACGACATCTGCACTGCCATAGATGTAGTTTCTATATTCTTCATCAGTTAAATAAACTGATTTGTCTAGATCCAGACGCATGCTGTGGATAAAGGCTCCATACATGTCTGGTGTGATGTTGTATTTATTGACTGTTTCCTGAAAAGAATTTAGGATAGGATTTAAACTAATTTTTTCTTCGATCGCCAGTTTAAGATCATTCTCAAATCGGTCCAATAGACTGCGTTTATCAAAATCGTGGAAGGTGTCTACAATTTCATCAGCAAAACGAACGAAACCATAAATGTTGTGAATGTCTTGGCGTATAGTTGGACCCAACATTTTGCTGGCAAGAGAAAATGAAGTGCTATAATTATGAGTTACAGCCTTACTACATTGGCGGGAAACCTCGTCAAAAATACTTTTCATCGATTGATATGTTTGTTAATCAATTGGGCAGCCAGTTTACCGGATATCAATGAAGGCGGTACGCCAGGACCAGGAACCGTTAGCTGACCTGTAAAGTAAAGACTTTTTACCTTTCTACTTCTTAAATTAGGTCTAAGAAATGCAGTTTGTAGTAAAGTATTGGCCATGCCATAAGCATTTCCCTTGTAACTATTATAAGCCTCTTTAAAATCGTTTACACAAAAAGACTCTTTGAAAAGAATATGATCCATCACTTTTTGATCGGTCAGTTTTTCAAACCTATCCAGTATTTTTTTGAAATAGGTTTCCCTTAATTCTGGTGTGTCTTCTAATCCTGGAGCTAGTGGGATTAGAAAAAAACCATTTTCACAGCCGTCAGGTGCGGTGCTAGAATCCGTTATTGATGTAAAGTTTGCGTAGAATAAAGGATCTTCTGGCCATTTGGGATCCTCATAAATTTCATTAGCGTGTTTGGTGAAATCCGTATCAAAGAACAGGTTATGATGGTCAACATTTATTAATTTCTTGTCAAAACCAACATAGAATATCAAAGAGCTAGGTGCAAACGTTTTTCTTTCCCAATAACTCTCTGAGTATTGTCTCAATTTTTCAGGAAGCAAAGTTTCAGAATGATGATAATCTGCACCAGAGAGCACATTGTCGTAAAGATGCACTTCTCCACTCAAGGAGATACCTTCTGCACGCTGCTGATCATTGACTAAAATTTCTGTGACTGGTGAGTTAGTTTTGATAACAACGCCTAGTTCCTCGGCAAGTTTTTTCATTCCCAGGATGACCTCATACATACCGCCTTTAGGGTGCCATGTGCCTAAACCAAAATCTGCATAATTCATGAAATTATAGAAACTAGGTGTGTTTCCAGGTGTAGCGCCCAGAAACAAGACGGGAAATTCCAGAATGGAAACCAATCTAGGGTCCTTGAATTTTTTGCGAACGTCCTTGGAGACATTTCCAATAAAAGCTCCTATCTTTTTAATCGTCTGCGGCGTGACTAGCTCTAAAGGAGATTCGCCTGGCCTATAAACAAGATTTTTAATGGCAATGTCATAATTCTCACTGGAAGTATCCATAAACTCTTGAAGCTTTGCAGCGCTTCCAGACTCTATGGACTCAAAAGTAGCTTTGATCTTTTCAAGATCGTCGCCTATTTGTATGCGATCATTTTCAAAGTAAACCGAATAAGCAGGATTGAGTTTATCCAGTTCATAATAATCAGACGGTGTCTTACCAAAATCTGCAAAGAAGCGTTCAAATATATCTGGCATCCAGTACCAGGATGGACCTATGTCAAAGGTAAAGCCATCTTTTTCTAGCCTGCGTGCTCTACCACCTACCGTATCATTTTTTTCATAAACGGTGACTTGGTGGCCAGATGCCGCCAGATAAGAGGCCGCGGCAAGGGAAGAAAAACCCGAACCTATTACGGCTGTTTTTTTACTCATATAGATTGTAATTGCTCTTCAAAATAGTTCATGGCATGCTCGATACTCTTGAAGACTTTTTGGTTGGGCGTCAATATTTCTTGATCTAAGTCGGCAGTTTTTGTTCCTAATAACACTAAAGGAGCCTGATTGACCTTAGAATTAAATTTCTTGAGAAACTTAGGTAGTTTTTTAGAAGTAGGTTGCACAGTGATAAAGGTAACAAAAGTTGGGTTTTGACCATTACGCTGGAAAAAAGATAACGTGTCCAACTTCATACTTGCACCTAAGAAAATGGTATGGAATCCTGCAGATCGCAACCTATAGTTCAAAAATAAAAGTCCTAAATCATGCATTTCATTCTCTGGCAAGAAGAGAATATACGTTGGTGAGTCTAACGATTCCTGACGGCTATCTAATACTTGAGTCTGTATCAAGAGCTTTTGCTTGATAAGATTACTTATAAAATGCTCATGCGCAATGTTGATGGTATTGGTTTGCCATAAACTACCCAATTCTTCTAAAAGAGGTATGAGTAAGTCATAAAAGACCTTGTCAAAACCTTTTTGAGATAATTCTGCTTCATAAACGTTATTAAATAGGTTTTCATCAAAATTGACCATGGCCAGCTTCAATTCTTGCAACCTAAGGTTATGTTGATGTGCTGATTCTGCTTGAGTACGAACCCTGTGTTCTATCTCTTCATTACTCAAGGTAGCGATGGCACTGATCTTCATTCCCGTATTCTTCAGATAACTCACGTTGAGAATTTTTTGAAGAGCATGAAGATTATAAACTCTGATGTTAGTTTCACTGCGATCAGGTTCCAGTAAATGATGTCTCTTTTCCCAGATGCGTATCGTATGTGCCTTGATACCACTTAGGTTTTCTAGATCTTTTATGGAGAAGGTACTTTTGATCAAGACGTTTGTTTAAGAATAAGTCGATAAAGTTAAACAATTTGAAGGAGACCGAAATCTTTGAATTTTAGGTAGAAACTACGTGCTTATTGTGAGGATAGTAATTGAACGGAATTCTAACCTGGTATATTGAAAGATATTAGAAAGCTCATCAAAATCTAACTTCATAAAAAAAGGTCTTGATGATATCATCAAGACCTTTAAATATGTACCCAGGATGGGACTTGAACCCACACGTATAAATACACACGGCCCTCAACCGTGCCTGTCTACCAATTTCAGCACCTGGGTATAAAAAAAGTCCTTATAAAAATAAGGACTTTAGCGCCTTACGGCCTTCGTGACTTGGCTGGGGTTCGAACCCAGGACCCTCACATTAAAAGTGTGATGCTCTACCAGCTGAGCTACCAAGTCGTCATTTCTAAATGCGGGTGCAAATATAAAACGTATATTCCTTAACCTACTAATCTTTTTCCCATAAATTTGAGAGAAAATTAAACCTTTGCAATTAGAGAATAAAAAGCCCGTCAGTTATATTTTGCTGGGCTACATGGGATCTGGTAAAAGTACTGTAGGACAAGTACTTGCGTCCTTGACTTCACTGCCCTTTATAGATCTCGATGATTACATAGAAGCGCAGGAATCGATGTCTATCTCCCAAATTATCGCCCAAAAGGGAATAATTTATTTCAGAAAACAAGAATTATTGCACTTAAAATCAGTTTTAAAACGACGAGAGTCCATCGTTTTATCACTTGGTGGTGGTACACCATGTTACTATAATAATATGGAGCTGATTAATGAAAAACCTGAAAGTCGATCGATTTACCTAAGAGCAAACGTTCCTTTTCTTGCCCAACGACTATTTGAAGAAAGACAAACCAGACCATTAATTGCAGGAATTGACACTAGGGACGAACTCGCAGAATTTATAGGTAAGCATCTTTTAGAAAGGTCAGCGTTTTATAATCAGGCCCATAAAGTGGTGGAAATCGAGAATAAAACACCACAAGAAATCGCGCTAGAGATTCTTGATCTAGCTTAAAGAAACACTACTGGCTTTATGGTCCAGGATCACGGTAATATGCTCTTCCATAGTGGTGGAAAGTGAGATCCCTTTAAAATCTGCTTTGACAGGAAACTTTTTGTGATTTCGGTTTACGAGTACAGCCGTCTTAAATTTTTTCAGTGGTACATTAAGAAAGTGCCTCACTGCATAGATAAGAGTCGTTCCAGAGTTCAACACATCATCGCACAACACGATTCCCTTTTCTTTATACTTATCAGGAGATAGGCTGGTATGAATTTCGGCTAGCGGATTTTTCTTATCCATTTTCACCTCGCACAGCGTGATCTGGAACTCACAAATATGTTCCAGCTGGTCTTTTAACCGTCTTGCCAGAACGTAGCCACCATCTGCAATACCAGCAAGAATGATCTCGTCATGCTCCATATAGACTTCCGCAATTTGATATGCGATGCGTCTTATTTTATGATTGACCTGCTCGTGATTTAGAATCTCCATAATAGTTTCAAAGGTAAATGGCGGTGTTTAGGGAATTCGCTTTCGCGAAAGCGAACTCATCTATAGCTTTTCTCAAATGTAATGAATCACTCTTCTTCAAGGTCACCGTTCAACAAATTTCCAAGATCGCGCCGGTCTTTTTTGGTAGGCCTGCCTTCACCTTTGCGGCGATAGTAGTCCTGGTTGAGCTCGATCATCTTGCGAGCCTCAAAATTTTCTGTTGGCGTACGATCCACTCTATAGAGATCTACCAGTTTGTTGCCCACACGGCTGGATGGCAGGTCCAGAACCTCGACCACATAATCGATCTGGTCCTTGCGCAGCGTGATCACATCACCAGGATAGACATCCCTTGCAGGTTTGACAATATCGCCGTTGATTTTAAACTTTCCCTTTTTTGCGGCGTCTGTAGCTTTACTGCGTGTCTTGTAGTATCGTACTGACCATAAAAATTTATCGATGCGCATATGACAGCTTATATAGAAGCGTTTCACCTACAAAAATAGCCGAAAATACTATCTTTGGCCTCTGAAAAAGAAAACATGAATTATTTGAAAAAAATAGGTTGTATAGCCTTCATTGCAGCAATATTGATTTCTTGTGGTAGCGACGATGATGATGTGACCATCGAAATTAGAGATCCACAAGAGGTATATGAAGAAGACCTTGCGGAAATCACTACATTTTTACAAACTCACTTTTACAATCAGGATGAGTTTGAGAACACTCCAGATGGCGAGGACTTTCAAATTGTCTTTGATACCATAGCTGGTGATAATTCAGATCGCATTCCTTTGTCCGAGCAGGTCACTTCAAGAACTTTACGTCGTGACGATATTGATTATCAGGTCTTTGTTTTGAATGTGAGACAAGGCTCTGGCGATAGACAACCTACATTTGCAGATAGTACATTGGTGACTTATACAGGTTCTCTGTTAAATGGCTCTGTATTTGACACTAGTGTAAATCCTGTCTGGTTGGATTTACCTGGATCTAGTACCACGTTTGGGGTCGTGGACGGATTTGCGGCTGGCATAGAAGGTTTTAATGATGCGACCACCACCATTGCAAATCCTGATGGTACCGTTAGTTTTAGAAATGGCGGTATTGGTGCCATGTTCATTCCTTCAGGATTGGGTTACTTTAGTTCTAGTCCAGTTGGGATACCACCTTATTCACCGTTGATTTTTACCTTCCAATTGCGCCGGGTAAAATTCACTGACCACGACGGCGATGGAATTCTTTCTATTTACGAAGACCTCAATGGAGACAAAGATTTAAGATCTGCTGGATTCTTGGATAATACAGATAGAGACTTTAATCAAAATCGTTTGCCTTTATACAATTATATAGATAGAGACGATGATGGAGATGGTATCTTAACCAAAGATGAAAATCCTGACCCTAATGGCGACGGTAATCCTAATGACGCATTAGATACGGATGGTGACGGGATTCCTGATTACTTAGATAATAGGACAGAGGTCTAATAATTATAACTCATAATCAAAAAAGCCCTGACAGTATATCTGTCAGGGCTTTTTTATTGAAATAAGTGGTGAGTCCGCTATGCAGAAAGTCAACTTTATACTTACTTCTTGCGCTTGATAACAGCCATAGCTTTAGCAGCAATATTCTCTGCATTCAAGCCATATTTTTCAAGCAATTGGTCAGGCGTGCCGCTCTCACCAAAAGTGTCTTGAGTAGCTACAAATTCTTGAGGTGTCGGCAAGTGCTGCGCAAGTGTTCTGGCTACGCTCTCGCCTAAACCGCCCATGTAATTATGCTCCTCTGCAGTGACGATACATCCTGTTTTCTTAACTGAATTGATAATAGCTTCTTCATCCAATGGTTTGATCGTGTGAATATTGATAACATCTGCACTAATCCCTTTTTCATGAAGTTCCTTGGCAGCTTCCAGTGCTTCCCAAACTAAGTGTCCAGTAGCAACAATAGTAACATCGGTACCTTCTTGAAGGTGAACTGCTTTCCCAATGTGGAATTCACCATCTTCTGGCGTGAAGTTAGCCACTTTAGGGCGACCGAATCTTAAATAAACCGGTCCATGATGATCTGCAATCGCAAGAGTTGCAGCTTTGGTTTGATTGTAATCACAGGTATTGATCACCGTCATTCCAGGCAACATTTTCATCAAGCCTATATCTTCTAGAATTTGGTGCGTAGCGCCATCTTCACCTAACGTTAAACCAGAGTGAGAAGCACAGATTTTGACATTCTTGTCAGAGTAGGCCACACTTTGTCTTATCTGGTCATAGACACGACCGGTGGAGAAATTGGCAAAAGTTCCCGTAAACGGAATTTTACCGCCTATGGTCATACCAGCGGCAATCCCTATCATATTCGCTTCTGCAATTCCAACCTGAAAAAATCGGTCTGGATGAGCATCTGCAAAGGCGTTCATTTTAAGTGATCCGGTCAAGTCGGCACAAAGGGCAACGACATTTTCGTTCGATTTTCCCAGTTCTGCCAGACCGGCGCCAAAACCACTTCTCGTATCCTTACTTCCTGTATTTGTATATGTCTTCATAATTTCTTGCGCCGCGCGCTAGATTTTTTGTGATTAGTAGTCGCCCAGTGTTTCAGGGTTCTGGCTCAGCGCATCGGCGAGTTGTTCGTCGTTGGGAGCGATACCATGCCACTCATGGGATCCCATCATAAAGTCTACGCCATGACCCATAACGGTATGGAGTAGGATGCATACGGGTTTACGCTTTCGCGAAAGCGAGATAGCTTCCTTGATTCCTGCAATAACAGCCTCAAGGTCGTTACCTTTAGAAACGGTGACAACTTCCCAGCCGAAGGCCTCAAACTTCATGCGTAGATCTCCTAGAGCCAATACACTGTCGGTACTACCGTCAATTTGCTGTCCATTGACATCAATGGTAGCAACGAGATTGTCCACATGATTTGCACTAGCATACATAATGGCTTCCCAGTTTTGACCTTCCTGTAATTCACCATCACCGTGAAGGGTAAAAACGGTTTTGTCATCACCATTGAGTTTTTTGGAGTGTGCAGCGCCTATTCCTACACTCATTCCTTGACCTAGCGAACCGCTTGCGATTCTAACGCCTGGAAGGCCTTCATGGGTCGTTGGGTGACCCTGTAAACGGGAATCCAACTTGCGGAAGGTGCTTAACTCCTCTTTAGGGAAATAGCCCGCATGGGCTAAAACACTATAGAACACGGGCGAGATGTGACCATTGGATAAGAAGAAAAGATCCTCGTTCTTACCGTCCATCTGGAAGGATGGATCATGATCCATGATCTCATTGTAAAGTGCCACGATAAACTCCGTGCAACCTAGTGATCCACCTGGATGTCCACTATTTACCGCGTGGACTTGACGAACGATGTCGCGACGTACCTGCGATACTAAATCTTTTAAGTGCTGTATATCAGCCATTTTTTGAAAATTTGAGTATTCCACAAAGGTAGGACGTTCCTATTGCAAAGGCTTTTACCATGAATTTGATTTATTAACGATTTGAATGCTTTTGTGAACAACTTTGTGAACTTGAACTTGAACTTGAACCTGAACTCGAACTCGAACCTGAAACTGAACTTGAACTTGAACTTGAACCTGAGACTGAACTTGAACTTGAGACTAAGTTAAAACGGACATTCATCTTTTTTAATAAAAACTTTTGGAACTGAAACAATGGATCGCTAGTCTTAATACTAACTACTAACTACTAACTACTAACTATTAGCTACCACCTACTAATTCCTAAATACCACTACACACTTCAAGCTAGAAACTTATCTTTGTGCCGCATGAAAATGAAATTTGACTTACTACAAACTGATGCAAACAGCCAGGCTAGAGCAGGTGTGGTGCATACAGATCACGGTGCGATAGAGACACCTATATTTATGCCTGTAGGTACAGTTGGTACCGTAAAAGGCGTACATCAAAGGGAATTGAAGGAAGAAGTGAATCCAGATATTATTCTGGCTAACACCTATCACCTCTATTTAAGACCAGGAACTGAGGTTCTTGAAAAAGCTGGTGGACTGCACCAGTTCATGAATTGGGATCGTCCTATCTTGACTGATTCTGGAGGATACCAGGTTTATTCCTTGAGTGCCAATAGAAAAATCAAGGAAGAAGGTGTGAAATTCAAATCCCACATTGATGGTTCCTATCACACTTTTACTCCAGAGCGTGCCATGGATATTCAGCGCTCCATAGGTGCAGACATTATCATGGCTTTTGACGAGTGTACTCCTTATCCATGCGAGTTCAATTATGCACGTCGCAGTATGCACATGACGCATCGATGGTTGAAAAGGTGTATTGAGCATTTCAATAACACACCAGATAAATATGGGTTTACCCAGACATTGTTTCCCATCATTCAAGGAAGTACTTACCCAGAATTAAGACAGCAAAGCGCCGAGTTTGTAGCCAATTGTGATATGGATGCCAATGCCATAGGTGGATTGTCCGTTGGTGAACCAGCAGAGGAAATGTATGCCATGACTGATGTAGTCACCGCTATACTTCCTAAGGACAAACCGCGTTATCTTATGGGTGTAGGAACACCCATCAACCTACTCGAGAATGTCGCCCTTGGAATCGATATGTTTGATTGTGTGATGCCTACCAGAAATGGTAGAAACGGCATGATTTTTACAGCTAATGGAAGCATCAATATCAAGAACAAAAAATGGGAAATGGATTTCAGTCCATTGGATGATGGCGCTTACGCTTGGGTGGATACAGAATACTCCAAAGCTTATGTTAGACATCTATTTACCGTAAATGAAATGTTAGGTAGGCAAATATGTACGATTCATAACCTGGCTTTCTATTTGTGGTTGATGCGTGAGGCTCGCAAACATATACTTGCGGGAGATTTTAGAGCCTGGAAAGATCAAATGGTAAAACAAATGGATAATAGACTGTAGTGTTTAGCATACTGGATAGATACATATTAAAAAGATATCTAGGGAGTTTCTTCCTGTTGTTATTGCTATTCCTGCCTATCATGGTAACAGTCCATGTCGCCGAAAAAATTGGAAAGATTATTTCTAATGAAGTTCCTTTTCTTGAGGTGATTCTATATCTGGGAGATTTCACCATGTATTTTACGAATTTCCTGTTTCCCATTTTCCTATTTATATCCACTATGTTTTTTACCTCAAAGTTGGCTAACAATACAGAGGTTATAGCATTTTTGAGTTCTGGTGTTTCCTTCAATAGGTTTTTACGTCCATATATTATAGGAGCTACCTTGATCTGCGGTTTGGCGCTATTACTCAGCGCTATTTTTGTGCCTCAGGCAGCCTCAGGATTTAATGAATTCCAACAACAATATTTTAGAAAAGGTGATGCCTCAGAAACGACAAATGTTTTTAGACAAATCAACGATAATGATTTTGTTTATGTGAGCAATTATCAGCCTTCACGCCAGACAGGTTTTGACTTTACGCTGGAACATTTTGAGGATGATGAACTCAAATACAAAATCTACGCAAACAGGATCGCATTTCAGGACAGTGTCTATGTGTTGAGCCAGTATAAAAAGAGGATTATCCTTGAAGATCGCGAGATCATCCATGAGAAAAATCGATTGGATACCATCTTTGATTTTGATATTGACGAGCTCACTCCAACTAAGTTTATCGCAGAAACCAAATCCTACACAGATCTCAATGAATTTATCGCTCTTGAAGAAAAACGCGGTAATGCCAATATGAACATTTATTATGTCGAGAAATACAAGCGTATCTCCATACCAGTAAGTGCCTTTATTTTTACAATTATAGCCGTAGCCGTATCATCTGTGAAAAAACGTGGTGGTATGGGAACCAATCTTGCGATAGGTATCGTGATTGCCATGGTATACATGTTTCTAGATAAGGTTTTTGGGACCATTGCGGAAAAGAGCACCTTCAATCCATGGATTGCCGTATGGACGCCGAATATATTTTTTGCTATCGTAGCATTATTCCTATTGAGAAATGCGAGACGATAAATTACTTAATTACCTACATCTTCATTTCATAGTTTTCATTTGGGGATTCACGGCCGTTCTAGGAGCGCTCATTTCTATTGAAAGTATCCCGTTGGTATGGTGGCGCATGTTGCTGGCGGTCATTTTGATTTTTATCTACATGAAAATCATGCGCATACCGTTACAGTTCAAAGGTGTCAACGCTTTACCGCGCAAACGCATTCTGGGTTTTGTAGGCGCAGGAATTGTCATTGCGCTGCATTGGGTGACCTTTTTTGGAGCTATCAAGGAAAGCAATGTAAGTGTCACGCTGGCCATGTTAAGTACAGGAGCCTTTTTTACTGCTATACTGGAACCTTTGTTCACCTCAAAAAAGTTCGTAGGGTATGAAGTCATCTTTGGTGTGATTATTATCGCGGCGCTCTATTACATTTTTAAAGTAGAAACCCAGTATGTCACTGGGATGATATTGGGACTGATAAGCGCGGTATTGAGTGCCACTTTTTCCATCATCAATGTAAAATGGGCCAAAGAGCATCCGCCATCATTGATCAGTATTTATGAATTGGCCAGCGGTGTTGGATTCATAAGTTTTTACTTTCTTGTTTTTCCATCAGACTTTGTAGGGCCATTGGTTTTGACAAGTTATGACTGGTTGTGGATAGGCATATTAGCTAGTTTCTGTACGGCGTACGCATTTATAGCCAGCGTTAAGGTCATGAAGTTTTTGAGTGCTTATACCGTCATGCTCACCATCAACCTAGAACCTGTGTATGGAATTTTTCTTGCCTTTCTCATTCTAGGCGATGCAGAGCAAATGACGCCAGAGTTCTACGCGGGCGCTGGTGTAATTCTGGCAGTAATCCTAACGAATGGCATCCTAAAAAATCGACGTAACCGCCGCAAAAAGAAAGAATTGAAGATTCACGCTTGAGGGTTGTGAAAATGTTTGAAAGTGAATTCGCTTTCGCGAAAGCGAACCATCCACTAACTTTAATATAAATTGAACAAGCGGTGTTACCTAACACTGTCTTGATTTCCTATATTTGTCTCCCCAACTGGAATACCCAACTATGGAATATCTAGAATTTGAAATGCCTATCAAAGAGCTGGAAGAGCAATACCAGCAAACCCTTGCGATAGGATCAGAAAACGATGTTGATGTCACTAAGACAATCAAACAACTCGAGAAGAAACTTAAAGCTACACGTAAAGAGATTTACAGCAACTTAACGCCGTGGCAACGTGTGCAAATGTCCCGTCATCCAGACCGTCCTTACACACTGGATTACATCAAGAGCATTTGTGGTGATACCTGGCTGGAACTGCACGGTGACCGCAATGTAAAGGATGATAAAGCCATGATAGGTGGACTGGGCAAAATAGGTGATCAGACTTATATGTTCATCGGGCAGCAAAAGGGATTCAATACAAAAACACGTCAATACCGCAACTTTGGGATGTCAAATCCAGAAGGTTATCGCAAGGCGTTACGATTGATGAAAAGTGCCGAGAAATTTGGCATTCCCGTAGTGACATTGATCGACACTCCAGGAGCATTTCCAGGTCTGGAAGCTGAAGAACGTGGTCAAGGAGAAGC includes these proteins:
- a CDS encoding acetyl-CoA carboxylase carboxyltransferase subunit alpha; protein product: MEYLEFEMPIKELEEQYQQTLAIGSENDVDVTKTIKQLEKKLKATRKEIYSNLTPWQRVQMSRHPDRPYTLDYIKSICGDTWLELHGDRNVKDDKAMIGGLGKIGDQTYMFIGQQKGFNTKTRQYRNFGMSNPEGYRKALRLMKSAEKFGIPVVTLIDTPGAFPGLEAEERGQGEAIARNILEMTRLKVPIIVMIIGEGASGGALGIGVGDRVVMLENTWYSVISPESCSSILWRSWEYKEQAAEALKLTGKDMKKLKLVDEILEEPEGGAHKNREEIFVSVAKCIDSYYQELKDLSPKELVKQRMDKYANMGVFKG
- a CDS encoding LptF/LptG family permease produces the protein MFSILDRYILKRYLGSFFLLLLLFLPIMVTVHVAEKIGKIISNEVPFLEVILYLGDFTMYFTNFLFPIFLFISTMFFTSKLANNTEVIAFLSSGVSFNRFLRPYIIGATLICGLALLLSAIFVPQAASGFNEFQQQYFRKGDASETTNVFRQINDNDFVYVSNYQPSRQTGFDFTLEHFEDDELKYKIYANRIAFQDSVYVLSQYKKRIILEDREIIHEKNRLDTIFDFDIDELTPTKFIAETKSYTDLNEFIALEEKRGNANMNIYYVEKYKRISIPVSAFIFTIIAVAVSSVKKRGGMGTNLAIGIVIAMVYMFLDKVFGTIAEKSTFNPWIAVWTPNIFFAIVALFLLRNARR
- a CDS encoding DMT family transporter encodes the protein MRDDKLLNYLHLHFIVFIWGFTAVLGALISIESIPLVWWRMLLAVILIFIYMKIMRIPLQFKGVNALPRKRILGFVGAGIVIALHWVTFFGAIKESNVSVTLAMLSTGAFFTAILEPLFTSKKFVGYEVIFGVIIIAALYYIFKVETQYVTGMILGLISAVLSATFSIINVKWAKEHPPSLISIYELASGVGFISFYFLVFPSDFVGPLVLTSYDWLWIGILASFCTAYAFIASVKVMKFLSAYTVMLTINLEPVYGIFLAFLILGDAEQMTPEFYAGAGVILAVILTNGILKNRRNRRKKKELKIHA